The following is a genomic window from Armatimonadota bacterium.
GCTGATGCAGGCCTACGGCCTGTTCAGCGACTCGGGCGTGAACTCGCAGCAGCCCACCGAGGCCGGCCGAGAGTTCCTGCTCAAGGTGCACGCCGAGGAGTACGTGGATATCGTCAAGGCGCTGGGCGAGGGCAGGAGTGTTGATTCGCCCTCGCGCTATGGCCTCGACACCTCCGACAACCCCATCTTCCCCGGCATGTACGAGGCATCCGCGCTGTGCGTGGGCGGCTCGGTGCTGGCTGCGGACCTCGTTATCAACGGCAAGACCGAGGTCGCCTTCAACATCGGCGGGGGGCTGCATCATGCCCACCGTAACCGCGCCGCGGGATTCTGCGTGTTCAACGACCCCGCGATCGCCATCGCGCACATCCTCGAGCGCACCGACGACGACGCCAGAGTCGCCTACATCGACATAGACGCCCATCACGGCGACGGCGTCCAGGAGGCGTTCTACGACTCCAACCGCGTGCTCACCATCTCCCTCCACGAGACCGGCCGCTACCTCTTCCCCGGCACCGGCTTCGTCGAAGAGTCGGGGATCGGGGATGGCGTCGGCTATTCCGTCAACATTCCCCTCGCGCCGTACACCGACGACGAGACCTACCTCTGGGCATTCCGCGAAGTCGTGCCGCCGTTGATCGAAGCGTTCAGACCGGACTTCATTCTCACTCAACTCGGAGCAGACACCCACTACCGCGATCCGCTGACACACCTGGCGCTGACCACCGCCGGCTATACGGAAGTCCTCAATACCTTCAAGCGCCTGCCGGGCAAGTGGGTCGCCTGCGGCGGCGGGGGGTATGACCTCGAGGTCGTGCCGCGGGCGTGGACGCTCGCCTTCGCGGTCATGGCCGACCTCGACCTGCCCGACGAGATCCCCGGAGCCGCCGCCCGGCACTACCCCGACACTTCGGGCCGCTTGCGCGACGCCGAGGCGCCCGAGTCCGGCCCGGAACTGCGCGCCGGAATCAAAGTCATGGCCGAGCGCACGGTGCAGCAGATCAAACGCCTCATCTTCCCCCGCCACCGGCTGTGAACGTCTCGCGGCGCCTCTCCCGCCGCGTTCCGTGGAAGCCGCTGGTCGCTCGGCTCCCGCCACCGGTCCAGTTGTCCCGTTTCTCCCAATCCCCTTCGCTGTCGCTCCGCCAGCGGGAAGGAGCATCAGGCGCGGCGAACTGTACAGCAAAGGTCGTCACGATGGACCCTCGCACTCTGCGAGTTCTCGAGTATCATAGGATCGTCGAGCTGCTGGCCGAGCACGCGACCTCCACCGTCGGCAAAGAGCAGACCCGCGCCCTCGAGCCCGCGGCTGACCTCGACGTCGCGCGCGCGCGCCAGCAGGAGACCTCCGAGGCGCGATTCGTCCTCGAGGAGGACAGCGCGCCTCCGCTCGGCGGCATCCGCGATATCCGCGAAGTCGTGCGCGGTGCCGCAAAGCACCAGGTCCTCGAACCGGCGCACCTCCTCGACATCGCCGGTACCGCCTTCGCCGCTCGGCGCCTGCGGTCGTTCGTCCTCTCGCGCCAGGACGCTTGTCCGGCCCTCGCCGCTCACGCTCTCGGGCTCCGCGACTTCCGCCACCTTGAGGATGAGATCACGCATTGCGTGGACTCTCGCGCCCAGGTCAAAGACGACGCCAGCGAAGAGCTGACCCGTCTGCGCCAGCGTGCGCACGCGCTCCACGCATCCCTCGAGCAAAGGCTCCAGCGCGTCCTGCACAACCGACAGTACGAGCGCATGATCCAGGAGCCCCTCATCACGGTGCGTAACGGGCGCTACTGCATCCCGATCCGCAGCGAGTTCCGCACCGAGTTCCGCGGCATCATCCACGGCTCCTCGGCCAGCGGTGCGACCGTGTTCATGGAACCGCTCGCTCTCGTGGACACGGGCAACGATCTCGCCGAGGCGCGCGAGGAGGAGGAACGCGAGGTGCGCCGCATCCTCGCCGGCCTCAGCCAGGGAGTAGGCCGCGCCGCGCGAGAGCTGCTCGAAACCGTGGAGGTCCTCGCGACGCTCGACGCCATCTTCGCCCGCGCTCACCTCAGCCAGGCCCAGGACGCCTGCGCGCCGCAGCTTAACGCCGACGGCGTCATTGACGTCGTCGGCGCGCGCCACCCCTTGCTCGCCGGAGACGTCGTGCCCATTGACATCCGCATCGGCGAAGGATTCACCGCCCTCGTCATCACCGGCCCCAACACCGGCGGCAAGACCGTCAGCCTGAAGACGGTCGGCCTGCTCTCGCTTATGGCTCAGTCAGGGCTGCACGTGCCCGCCGAGCCAGGCAGCCGCCTCGCCGCCTTCAAGCAGATCTTCGCCGACATCGGCGACGAGCAGAGCATTCAGCAAAACCTGTCCACGTTCTCCTCCCACATGGCCCAGATCGTCGAGGTCATGCGCGCGGTCCCGCGCAACGCCAACGCCCTCGTGTTGCTCGATGAAATCGGCGCCGGCACCGACCCGGCGGAAGGCTCCGCCCTGGCCAAGGCGATACTCACCGAAATGCATTCGCGCGGCGCGCGGACCGTCGTGACCACCCACTACGGCGAACTCAAGGCCTTCGCCTACGCCCAGCCGGGCATCGAGAACGCGAGCGTCGAGTTCGACCCGCAGAGCCTCCAACCCACGTATCACCTGCGCATCGGCCTGCCCGGCAGCAGCACCGCCTTTGCCATCGCGCGGCGCCTGGGGCTGCCGGACGACGTCGTCTCTACCGCCCGCTCAATGCTCGGCGAAACCCAGACCGTGATGGAGGACGCCATCCGCGGCATCGAAGAGTCCCAGCGCCGCCTCCAGGCCGAACGCGCCGGCGCCGAACGCGAGCGCCGCGAGCTGCAGGCAGCGCGCGCCGACTTCGAACGCCGTCTCCGCGACCTGGAATCGAAGCGCAGCCAGATCCTGCGTGACGCCCGCCGCGAGGCGTCGCGTGTGCTCAACGAAACCCGCGCGCAAGCCGCGGAGATCATCGAGCGCCTGCAGCACGAAGCCCGCCGCAAGCCGAAACGCGCCGAGGCCGACCGCACCGCCCACCAGGCTCAAGGTGACCTCGCTCGCGTGGACGAGCGCGTGGAAGAGGCGTTGCCCGCTCCCCCGCCCGAGCCGGCACCGCCGCCCCCTAAGCCTGAGCCCGAGCCCGCGCAGCCCGTCGAGAAGATCCGTCCCGGCGAAGCCGTCATCGTCCGCACCGTCGGCCAGCGCGGCACCATCCTCGGCCCCGCCCCGGAAGAGGGTATGGTTGAGGTGCAGGTCGGCATACTCAAGCTCAAGGTGCGTACCGAAGATCTCGAGCAGGTGCCTCCGTCGGAGATGGAGCCTGCGCCCCAGTTGGCGAAGGCCGGGGAAGTCCCGCCCGAGATTCACCTGCGCGGGATGCGCGTGGCCGATGCCCTCGAAGTGCTCGACAAGTACCTCGACGATGCCATCCTTGCGGGCATGACGGAAGTGAGAATCGTTCACGGCCTTGGCACTGGCGCGGTACGCAACGCGGTGCGCGAGGCCTTGGCCAAACATCCCCACGTCCACGGGTACCGCCAGGGCCGCCGCGACGAGGGCGCCGCCGGCGTCACCATCGCCGAACTCGTCCCCGGCGACCCGGGCTAGCGCTCAGTCAACATAGTCTTCTCGTCACCTCCGATAAGTGAGCCGTAGGGCATGCACTTGCCTCCGGCCCAGAGTCGGGGAGGGTGGGCAGAAGACGTGCTTCCGACCTCCGACATTGTCGCAAGAATCAGTTGTCTGAGCACCAGCCGTCGATCTCCGCGGATAGCTTTCTTGCCGCTCCCGGGCGCGACTTCGCGCCAGAGGTCCACCCGCCTCCGGCGGGCGCGCCAGCGCTGACGTCTACTCGCCACAGGTGAGCCGCGAATCGCGGGGTCAGAGCCTGTCCTGGGCGCGGCCGAAACGCGGACCGCCCGGGCGTGGGCGAGGCACGCGCCCAGTGGCCCACGAAGCCTTGGCACGGCGGGCTCGCCGTCCTTGTGGGCACGGGAGAGAGACACGTGAAGATACACGGGGTCGGGAGGAATCCAGGCGCGAAAGCGCGGGTGACCGGCAGGACGCAGTCTGCCGGACTTGCCCCGGATTCCGACGCCTATCCCCCGGGGGCCTTCTTCTTCCCCAACTCCAGGATGTAGTTGATCCCCGCCTTGAGTTCCCGGTGGGTCAGGCTCCCGCCCTTGAAGTCGGTTTGCAGCAGCTTGTTGATCTCCGCGAACATCTCGTGGCTCGACTTGCCCTCGCCGAACCACCGGTCGATGTCCTCGCGCAGTCGCCGCAACCGGCGCTCCGGGATGCGCGCTATGCTCTCGCGCACCAGCTCCAGCGCGGCTTCCGCGTCGCTGCAGTTGCGCTCTTCGGCGGTGTCAACGTCCATGATGCAGAAGCTGTCGTTCGTCGGATGGTAGTCGACGTTGATCTGGCTCGTTGACCCGCCCGGCAGCTCGTAGACCAGCGCGAAGTTGACGACGCCGTCTTGCCCCGGCCACTCGGAGCGTTGCGCGCGCAGGTTGCCGTAGACGACGCGGTACTGATAATCGGCGAGCAGCGCCTGCAGGCGCTGCTCGCATTCCTCGAGTGCGGATGATGAAGACATGATCAACCAACGCCGCGCGTCCCCGGCCCCCACGGCGGCGCGCTACGTGTGTGAAGCTACTTCGGTTCGACCATGAGCCGAATCGCGGTGCGTTCCTGGCCGTCCAC
Proteins encoded in this region:
- a CDS encoding acetoin utilization protein AcuC; translation: MHKATLIYSPTFAEYKLSDTHPLRPERLTLAFELMQAYGLFSDSGVNSQQPTEAGREFLLKVHAEEYVDIVKALGEGRSVDSPSRYGLDTSDNPIFPGMYEASALCVGGSVLAADLVINGKTEVAFNIGGGLHHAHRNRAAGFCVFNDPAIAIAHILERTDDDARVAYIDIDAHHGDGVQEAFYDSNRVLTISLHETGRYLFPGTGFVEESGIGDGVGYSVNIPLAPYTDDETYLWAFREVVPPLIEAFRPDFILTQLGADTHYRDPLTHLALTTAGYTEVLNTFKRLPGKWVACGGGGYDLEVVPRAWTLAFAVMADLDLPDEIPGAAARHYPDTSGRLRDAEAPESGPELRAGIKVMAERTVQQIKRLIFPRHRL
- a CDS encoding endonuclease MutS2 produces the protein MDPRTLRVLEYHRIVELLAEHATSTVGKEQTRALEPAADLDVARARQQETSEARFVLEEDSAPPLGGIRDIREVVRGAAKHQVLEPAHLLDIAGTAFAARRLRSFVLSRQDACPALAAHALGLRDFRHLEDEITHCVDSRAQVKDDASEELTRLRQRAHALHASLEQRLQRVLHNRQYERMIQEPLITVRNGRYCIPIRSEFRTEFRGIIHGSSASGATVFMEPLALVDTGNDLAEAREEEEREVRRILAGLSQGVGRAARELLETVEVLATLDAIFARAHLSQAQDACAPQLNADGVIDVVGARHPLLAGDVVPIDIRIGEGFTALVITGPNTGGKTVSLKTVGLLSLMAQSGLHVPAEPGSRLAAFKQIFADIGDEQSIQQNLSTFSSHMAQIVEVMRAVPRNANALVLLDEIGAGTDPAEGSALAKAILTEMHSRGARTVVTTHYGELKAFAYAQPGIENASVEFDPQSLQPTYHLRIGLPGSSTAFAIARRLGLPDDVVSTARSMLGETQTVMEDAIRGIEESQRRLQAERAGAERERRELQAARADFERRLRDLESKRSQILRDARREASRVLNETRAQAAEIIERLQHEARRKPKRAEADRTAHQAQGDLARVDERVEEALPAPPPEPAPPPPKPEPEPAQPVEKIRPGEAVIVRTVGQRGTILGPAPEEGMVEVQVGILKLKVRTEDLEQVPPSEMEPAPQLAKAGEVPPEIHLRGMRVADALEVLDKYLDDAILAGMTEVRIVHGLGTGAVRNAVREALAKHPHVHGYRQGRRDEGAAGVTIAELVPGDPG